CCGTTAGTCGCGACGTTCGAGTATCTTGATGACGAGATAAATCGGCGGGGCCCCAGACGCGACATCGCGGGCATCGCCGACCCCAGCCGATGCGCGTGAGAGGGACGTTCCACCTCATGGCCAAGATCAAGGTAGCCAACCCCGTCGTCGAGCTCGACGGCGACGAGATGACCCGCATCATCTGGTCCTTCATCAAGGACAAGCTGATCCTGCCGTACCTCGATGTCGAGCTGAAGTACTTCGACCTGGGCATCGAGCACCGCGACGCCACCAACGACCAGGTGACCGTCGACGCCGCCAACGCCATCGAGAAGTACGGCGTCGGCGTCAAGTGCGCCACGATCACGCCGGACGAGCAGCGGGTCGAGGAGTTCAACCTCAAGGCGATGTACCGCTCGCCGAACGGCACCATCCGCAACATCCTCGGCGGCGTCATCTTCCGTGAGCCGATCATCATGGAGAACGTGCCGCGGCTCGTCCCTGGCTGGACCAAGCCGATCGTCGTCGGCCGTCACGCCTTCGGCGACCAGTACCGTGCCACCGACCTGAAGGTTCCGGGCCCGGGCACCCTCACCATGACGTTCACTCCGAAGGACGGCTCCGAGCCGATCGAGCTGGAGGTCCACGAGTTCCCGGGCCCCGGTGTCGCCCTCGGCATGTACAACCACGACGAGTCGATCCGCGACTTCGCGCGCGCCTCGTTCCGGTACGGCCTGGCCCGTGAGTACCCGGTCTACATGTCCACGAAGAACACGATCCTCAAGAAGTACGACGGCCGTTTCAAGGACATCTTCCAGGAGATCTTCGACGCCGAGTTCAAGGCCGAGTTCGACGCCAAGGGCCTCACCTACGAGCACCGCCTGATCGACGACATGGTCGCCGCGGCGCTCAAGTGGGAGGGCGGCTATGTCTGGGCCTGCAAGAACTACGACGGCGACGTCCAGTCCGACATCGTCGCGCAGGGCTTCGGCTCGCTCGGCCTGATGACCTCGGTTCTGATGTCGCCCGACGGCAGGACCATCGAGGCCGAGGCGGCGCACGGCACGGTCACCCGCCACTACCGCCGGCACCAGCAGGGCAAGGCGACCTCGACCAACCCGATCGCCTCGATCTTCGCCTGGACCCGTGGTCTCGCCCACCGCGGCAAGCTGGACGGCACCCCCGAGGTCATCAGGTTCGCCGAGACGCTCGAGCAGGTCTGTGTCGACACGGTCGAGAGCGGCCAGATGACCAAGGACCTGGCGCTGCTCATCTCCAAGGACACCCCGTGGCTGACCACGGAGCAGTTCCTGGACGCTCTCGACGCCAACCTGCGGAAGAGGATGACGTCCGGCTGAGCCCTCAGGTCCGGCCGAGCCCCGGGCAGCCGGCACCGAACACCGACGGCGCCCGTCCTCTCCCCCGAGGGAGGACGGGCGCCGTCGTGCGTCAAGAGTCATGGACGCGCCAACCGCGTTTCAAGGGACGCCTGGCGCCTGTGGCATGGAAGTGACCATTCCGCCACGGTGCGATCGTTGGGCTACGGATGCGAGACTGAAGCGGCATCCGGGGCGGGGCGTGCAGGGGGGCGCGCCAACCGCACCGAGTGCTCCCGTGCACACCAAAAACAGGAACTGACATCCTGGCTCTGCGCATCCCACTGGGTAGTCCGGAACACGGACGCCCGAAGGGCACGGCGGGGGGCCGGGACAGCGCGGGGCATATCAGGCACGTTCGGGGGACAAGGGGGAGGCAATGCCTCGTTGGAAGGCACTACCGGAGGAGCTGGACCCGCAGGTCCGGGAGTTCACCAGCCAGCTCCGTCGGCTCGTCGACCGCAGTGGGCTGAACCTTGCCGCGGTCGCGGACCGCACCGGGTACAGCAAGACGTCGTGGGAGCGGTATCTGAACGGCCGGCTGCTCGCGCCCAAGGGGGCGATCGTCGCGCTGGCGGAGGTGACCGGTACGAACACGCTCCATCTGACCACGATGTGGGAGCTGGCGGAGCGTGCCTGGAGCCGCTCCGAGATGCGCCACGACATGACCATGGAAGCGATACGGATCTCTCAGGCGCGGGCTGCGCTCGGGGAGTTCGGCCCGGCCCCGGCGGGCACCGCGAACGGCCGCTCGGGCGGCCGGACGGCCGCGCCGGCGGATCCGGCCGGCCCGGAGGCCGGGGCGTTCAGGACCGATGAGCAGCGCCGTCCGCGGGTACCGGTTCAGCCCGGCCCCGACCATCACGGCTCGCCCGGCCACCAGGGACCGCCCGGCCACCAGGGCCCGCCGATGTCACCGCCGAGCGCACCTTCCGGCCCCACCGCATCCCCCGACCAGGGACGCGGAAAGCGCAGGGTGACCATGTTCCTGGCCGGCGTGGTCGGCGCGCTGCTGGTGATAGCCGCGGCCGTGCTCCTGACCGACCTCGGCGGCGACGGCGACGGCAAGAGCGCGGCCAAGACGCCGTCGGCCACGCCGACTACCAGCAGCCCGCCGCTGCCGGCCGGTGTGAAGTGCAGCGGCGACGACTGCACGGGCCAGGACCCGGAGGCCATGGGCTGCGGTGGAGAGTTCGCCAAGACCGTCTCCAGCGCGACCGTCGGCAAGGCGCTGGTCGAGGTCCGGTACAGCAAGACCTGCCAGGCGGCCTGGGCCCGCATCACTCAGGCGGCCCCCGGCGACACGGTGCAGATAACCGTGGGCGGCAAAGGCGCGCAGAACGGCCTGGTGAACGGGGACAAGGACGCCTACACGCCCATGACCGCGGCCGCGGCGCCGGCCGAGGTGAAGGCGTGCGCGACGCTGAAGACGGGGACGACGGGCTGCACCGGGCAGCAGTGAGCGCTGGGGTGAGCCGCGCGGGACTGCACAGCGACTGCGGGCGCTTCAGCGGCGCCTGAGCCTGCGTGTGAGCGGCTGTGAGCCGTGCGTGAGCCGCGCCACAAGGGGGCGGGGGATCGCGGGGTCGCGGGTCCGATAGCCTGACGCTGGATGTCTCTTCACGTCAAGATTCAGAAGACGGGCGAAGGGGTGTCCAGCACCAGGGGCAGGGCCCCACCGCCAGCTGTCTTACGGAGATCGCCATGACCCGCACTCCCGTGAATGTCACCGTGACCGGCGCGGCCGGCCAGATCGGCTACGCGCTGCTCTTCCGCATCGCCTCCGGCCACCTGCTCGGCGCGGATGTGCCGGTCGCCCTTCGGCTCCTCGAGATCCCGCAGGGCCTGAAGGCCGCCGAGGGCACCGCGATGGAGCTTGAGGACTGCGCCTTCCCGCTGTTGAGCGGCATTGAGATCACGGACGACCCGAACGTCGCCTTCGACGGAGCCAACGTGGCCCTGCTGGTCGGCGCCCGTCCGCGTACGAAGGGCATGGAGCGCGGCGACCTCCTCTCCGCCAACGGCGGCATCTTCAAGCCGCAGGGCAAGGCCATCAACGACAACGCCGCGGACGACATCAAGGTCCTCGTCGTCGGCAACCCGGCCAACACCAACGCGCTCATCGCGCAGGCCGCAGCCCCGGACGTACCGGCCGAGCGCTTCACCGCGATGACCCGCCTCGACCACAACCGCGCGATCTCCCAGCTCGCGAAGAAGACCGGCGCCCCGGTCTCCGAGATCCGCCGCCTCACCATCTGGGGCAACCACTCCGCGACCCAGTACCCGGACATCTTCCACGCCGAGGTGGCGGGCAAGAACGCCGCCGAGGTCGTGAACGACGAGCAGTGGCTCGCCGACACCTTCATCCCGACCGTCGCCAAGCGCGGCGCCGCGATCATCGAGGCCCGTGGCGCGTCCTCGGCCGCCTCGGCCGCGAACGCCGCGATCGACCACGTCCACACCTGGGTCAACGGCACCGCGGAGGGCAACTGGACGTCCATGGGCATCCCGTCGGACGGCTCGTACGGCGTCCCGGAGGGCCTGATCTCGTCGTTCCCGGTCACCACGAAGAACGGCAAGTACGAGATCGTCCAGGGCCTGGAGATCAACGACTTCTCGCGTGCGCGCATCGACGCGTCGGTGAAGGAGCTGGAGGAGGAGCG
This portion of the Streptomyces sp. NBC_01750 genome encodes:
- a CDS encoding malate dehydrogenase → MTRTPVNVTVTGAAGQIGYALLFRIASGHLLGADVPVALRLLEIPQGLKAAEGTAMELEDCAFPLLSGIEITDDPNVAFDGANVALLVGARPRTKGMERGDLLSANGGIFKPQGKAINDNAADDIKVLVVGNPANTNALIAQAAAPDVPAERFTAMTRLDHNRAISQLAKKTGAPVSEIRRLTIWGNHSATQYPDIFHAEVAGKNAAEVVNDEQWLADTFIPTVAKRGAAIIEARGASSAASAANAAIDHVHTWVNGTAEGNWTSMGIPSDGSYGVPEGLISSFPVTTKNGKYEIVQGLEINDFSRARIDASVKELEEERAAVRELGLI
- a CDS encoding NADP-dependent isocitrate dehydrogenase, giving the protein MAKIKVANPVVELDGDEMTRIIWSFIKDKLILPYLDVELKYFDLGIEHRDATNDQVTVDAANAIEKYGVGVKCATITPDEQRVEEFNLKAMYRSPNGTIRNILGGVIFREPIIMENVPRLVPGWTKPIVVGRHAFGDQYRATDLKVPGPGTLTMTFTPKDGSEPIELEVHEFPGPGVALGMYNHDESIRDFARASFRYGLAREYPVYMSTKNTILKKYDGRFKDIFQEIFDAEFKAEFDAKGLTYEHRLIDDMVAAALKWEGGYVWACKNYDGDVQSDIVAQGFGSLGLMTSVLMSPDGRTIEAEAAHGTVTRHYRRHQQGKATSTNPIASIFAWTRGLAHRGKLDGTPEVIRFAETLEQVCVDTVESGQMTKDLALLISKDTPWLTTEQFLDALDANLRKRMTSG
- a CDS encoding XRE family transcriptional regulator produces the protein MPRWKALPEELDPQVREFTSQLRRLVDRSGLNLAAVADRTGYSKTSWERYLNGRLLAPKGAIVALAEVTGTNTLHLTTMWELAERAWSRSEMRHDMTMEAIRISQARAALGEFGPAPAGTANGRSGGRTAAPADPAGPEAGAFRTDEQRRPRVPVQPGPDHHGSPGHQGPPGHQGPPMSPPSAPSGPTASPDQGRGKRRVTMFLAGVVGALLVIAAAVLLTDLGGDGDGKSAAKTPSATPTTSSPPLPAGVKCSGDDCTGQDPEAMGCGGEFAKTVSSATVGKALVEVRYSKTCQAAWARITQAAPGDTVQITVGGKGAQNGLVNGDKDAYTPMTAAAAPAEVKACATLKTGTTGCTGQQ